In a genomic window of Longimicrobiaceae bacterium:
- a CDS encoding glycosyltransferase, with translation MNTATEPIRVFHLIKSLGRGGAEMLLVETLRFADRNRFDYRYGYFLPWKDAMVPALREQGVDVTCFGARSSAAILLAARAVARHLERQGADVLHCHLPVAGVVGRLAGRMARIPVVYSEHNTQERYHHLTRRLNRSTWSWQAGVVAVSREVAESIRANIRSDVPVRVILNGVDVQRFRRECGNAESIRCELGIPAGAPVVGCVAVFRVQKRLRDWLEAAALLLERHPDLHFLLVGDGPLRDEVTSIVGARGLADRVHLPGLQEDVRPFLAVMDVYLMSSLFEGLPIALLEAMAMECAPVCTRVGGIPEVIRSGTNGLLTEPRQPQELARAASELLSSPELRMRLAREARRTVVEQFSMERMARQLEETYLDVLQRRANGR, from the coding sequence GTGAACACCGCCACTGAGCCGATCCGGGTCTTTCACCTGATCAAGAGTCTGGGTCGCGGTGGGGCGGAGATGCTGCTCGTTGAAACGCTTCGCTTCGCCGACCGGAACCGCTTCGACTACCGCTACGGCTACTTCCTTCCTTGGAAGGACGCGATGGTGCCGGCACTCCGCGAGCAGGGGGTCGACGTCACCTGCTTCGGCGCCCGGAGCAGCGCCGCCATCCTGCTGGCCGCGCGCGCCGTCGCCCGGCACCTCGAGCGACAGGGGGCCGACGTGCTGCACTGTCATCTGCCGGTGGCCGGCGTGGTCGGCCGGTTGGCGGGACGGATGGCCCGGATCCCGGTCGTCTACTCCGAGCACAATACGCAGGAGCGCTATCACCATCTGACGCGCCGCCTCAACCGTTCCACCTGGAGCTGGCAGGCGGGTGTAGTGGCGGTCTCGCGAGAGGTGGCGGAATCGATCCGTGCGAATATCCGCTCCGATGTGCCGGTACGGGTGATCCTGAACGGCGTCGACGTGCAGCGCTTTCGCCGCGAATGCGGCAACGCCGAGTCGATCCGTTGTGAGCTCGGCATTCCCGCCGGCGCGCCGGTGGTCGGTTGTGTCGCGGTGTTCCGAGTGCAGAAGCGCCTGCGGGACTGGCTCGAAGCGGCGGCGCTGCTGCTCGAGCGGCACCCGGATCTCCACTTTCTGCTGGTCGGAGACGGCCCGCTGCGCGACGAGGTGACCTCCATCGTCGGCGCTCGCGGGCTCGCCGATCGGGTTCACCTCCCCGGCCTCCAGGAAGACGTCCGGCCCTTTCTCGCCGTCATGGACGTCTACCTGATGTCCTCGCTGTTCGAGGGGCTGCCGATCGCGCTGCTGGAGGCGATGGCGATGGAATGCGCCCCGGTCTGCACCCGTGTCGGGGGGATCCCGGAGGTGATTCGTTCCGGCACCAACGGCTTGCTCACCGAGCCGCGGCAGCCACAGGAGCTCGCCCGAGCAGCCTCGGAGCTCCTCTCCTCACCCGAGCTGAGGATGCGGCTGGCCAGGGAGGCGCGCCGCACGGTCGTCGAGCAGTTCAGCATGGAGCGTATGGCCCGGCAGCTCGAGGAGACCTACCTGGACGTGCTTCAGCGTCGCGCCAATGGCCGCTGA
- a CDS encoding sulfotransferase — protein sequence MNTRRNDPRIIFVVGMARSGTSWIAKVLSFDSTFNYFCEPDNHVHVAGAQRYFHSLYLTRDRGDEAFDQLIDRAVRGEVSTAFTRKEDVRVLVERMPWLGILRPYLHRLLPRRRSVLLKLIASNLALDRLAARYPDARQVYIVRHPCGVFASRKRLGWTPQPQRLLEDAVLVRDHLEPYQELIASAGTYWEKAGAYWGAINYVVMRQTPPNGPRTILHYEWLCADPVPHFQALYRHLGLEWNKRAEAFLSNRERLDHRPYSLRRYPPNQIAAWQKEVTPEDQAACRQFVEPFGLPYYRDFQPDVDQPAWFTSEAESLTSKGVAVDQAEVHQTTI from the coding sequence ATGAATACCCGCCGAAATGACCCGAGGATCATCTTCGTAGTCGGCATGGCCAGATCGGGGACCAGCTGGATCGCGAAGGTCCTCTCGTTCGACTCCACCTTCAACTACTTCTGCGAGCCGGACAACCACGTGCATGTAGCGGGCGCCCAGCGCTACTTCCACTCACTGTACCTGACCCGGGATCGGGGTGACGAGGCCTTTGATCAGCTTATCGACCGGGCAGTGCGCGGTGAGGTCTCGACGGCCTTCACCAGGAAGGAGGACGTCAGGGTCCTGGTGGAACGCATGCCGTGGCTGGGAATCCTCCGTCCATACCTGCACCGGCTGCTTCCGAGACGCCGCAGCGTCCTGCTGAAGCTGATCGCCTCCAACCTCGCCTTGGACCGTCTAGCGGCGCGGTACCCGGATGCCAGGCAGGTGTACATCGTCCGACATCCCTGCGGCGTGTTTGCCAGTCGCAAGAGACTCGGCTGGACGCCCCAACCGCAGCGACTGCTCGAGGATGCCGTACTGGTGCGCGACCACCTGGAACCCTACCAGGAGTTGATCGCGTCCGCCGGTACCTACTGGGAAAAGGCGGGGGCGTACTGGGGCGCCATCAACTACGTGGTCATGCGGCAGACACCACCCAATGGGCCACGAACTATCCTGCATTATGAGTGGCTCTGCGCGGACCCCGTACCGCACTTCCAAGCGCTCTACCGACATCTCGGTCTCGAGTGGAACAAACGAGCCGAGGCGTTCCTCTCGAACAGAGAAAGGCTCGACCATCGCCCGTATTCCCTGCGACGGTACCCCCCGAACCAGATTGCAGCGTGGCAGAAGGAGGTGACGCCGGAGGACCAGGCAGCGTGCCGCCAATTCGTCGAGCCCTTCGGGTTACCCTACTACCGCGATTTCCAGCCTGATGTAGACCAACCTGCGTGGTTCACATCAGAAGCCGAGTCGCTGACATCGAAGGGAGTTGCGGTCGATCAAGCAGAAGTGCACCAGACCACGATTTGA
- a CDS encoding glycosyltransferase family 4 protein — protein MKILQLVTVRQRRGAEVFATQLADALVTRGAEVIVVGLLPPPPDPLTPERAQVVDLLSRSESRFDPVRLRELTRLILHLRPDLVQANGSQTFKYGALARRFVGPRFPLVYRNISVASHWVRNPAQRLLGRWLARSVDHVSSVSEATSLDFGVTYGVAPERRSVIRRGILIPARIEGAVARQRLTELAQLPADARILLHTGSFSEEKNQAWLIETFAEIRAQRPDVHLFLIGEGELRPAVERRVTALGLANSVHLLGMRRDAAELVAGADLFVLPSRIEGVPGVVLEAAAQQVPAVATNVGGMAEAIVDGSTGVLVPLDDRPAFVQAVLDLLSNEEQRQRLGCEARKLVSERFSMDATAAAFEDLYGRLLREHRH, from the coding sequence ATGAAGATCCTTCAGCTGGTCACGGTCCGGCAGCGCCGCGGTGCGGAGGTGTTCGCCACCCAGCTCGCCGACGCGCTGGTCACACGAGGCGCCGAGGTGATCGTCGTCGGCCTGCTTCCCCCTCCTCCCGACCCGCTCACTCCGGAGCGGGCGCAGGTGGTGGACCTCCTCAGCCGTTCCGAGAGCCGCTTCGATCCGGTGCGACTCCGCGAGCTTACCCGGCTCATTCTGCATCTTCGCCCCGACCTCGTTCAGGCCAACGGTTCGCAGACCTTCAAGTACGGCGCGCTCGCCCGCCGCTTTGTCGGTCCGCGCTTTCCCCTCGTCTACCGAAACATCAGCGTCGCCAGCCACTGGGTTCGCAATCCGGCACAGCGCCTCCTGGGGCGCTGGCTGGCCCGATCCGTCGACCACGTCAGCTCGGTCAGTGAGGCGACCAGTCTCGACTTCGGGGTGACGTACGGCGTGGCACCCGAGAGACGCTCGGTGATTCGCCGCGGAATTCTGATCCCCGCACGCATCGAGGGCGCGGTGGCCCGTCAGCGACTGACCGAGCTCGCCCAGCTCCCCGCCGACGCGCGCATCCTCCTGCACACCGGCAGCTTCAGCGAGGAAAAGAACCAGGCCTGGCTGATCGAGACCTTCGCGGAAATCCGCGCGCAGCGCCCCGACGTGCACCTGTTCCTGATCGGTGAGGGGGAGCTCCGGCCGGCCGTCGAGCGGCGGGTGACGGCGCTGGGCCTGGCGAATTCAGTGCATCTGCTGGGAATGAGGCGGGACGCCGCGGAGCTCGTGGCCGGCGCGGACCTCTTCGTTCTGCCCAGCCGCATCGAGGGAGTGCCCGGGGTCGTACTCGAGGCCGCGGCCCAGCAGGTGCCCGCGGTTGCCACGAATGTCGGCGGTATGGCTGAGGCCATCGTGGACGGCAGCACGGGAGTGCTGGTGCCGCTGGACGACCGCCCCGCCTTTGTCCAGGCCGTCCTCGACCTCCTCTCGAACGAGGAGCAGAGACAGAGACTGGGGTGCGAAGCCCGCAAATTGGTGAGTGAGCGCTTTAGCATGGATGCAACAGCGGCGGCCTTCGAGGACCTATACGGTCGGCTGCTCCGTGAACACCGCCACTGA
- a CDS encoding glycosyltransferase family A protein — translation MLSLLICTRNRARQLERTLLHVGQLVFDGEWEVIVVDNGSTDDTQAVVEAFARATNVPVQYAAAAQPGLSLARNVGVARARGEIVCFTDDDCYPAPDYLQRIDDIFSRQPEVAYVGGRVLLYDPEDARITLQESMEHRTFPPGALLEAGTIHGANMAVRRSAMDAIGVFDPLLGAGGPLLSGEDIDFLARLAAAGFTGRYDPAPVVYHHHMRRRGPELTAQKRGHDLGRGAVYFKALLRPTTRRTYAAYWLRRLWRLPPGKALRELHGAALYCLYFARARMTRSATASSATAASLPPA, via the coding sequence ATGCTCTCCCTGCTGATCTGCACCCGAAATCGCGCGCGTCAGCTGGAGCGCACGCTTCTGCACGTCGGTCAGCTCGTCTTCGACGGGGAGTGGGAGGTGATCGTGGTGGACAATGGCTCTACTGACGATACGCAAGCGGTGGTGGAGGCTTTCGCCCGCGCGACGAACGTCCCCGTCCAGTACGCGGCCGCAGCCCAGCCTGGCCTGTCCCTCGCCCGTAACGTCGGAGTCGCTCGCGCCCGCGGAGAGATCGTCTGCTTCACCGACGACGACTGCTACCCCGCGCCCGACTACCTACAGCGCATAGACGACATCTTCTCGCGACAGCCCGAGGTGGCTTACGTCGGCGGGAGGGTGCTGCTCTACGACCCCGAGGATGCCCGCATCACACTACAGGAATCGATGGAGCACCGGACCTTTCCGCCCGGTGCCCTGCTGGAGGCAGGGACGATCCATGGCGCTAATATGGCCGTCCGGCGCAGCGCCATGGACGCGATCGGGGTCTTCGACCCGCTGCTCGGCGCCGGCGGGCCGCTCCTGAGCGGGGAGGACATCGACTTCCTGGCCAGGCTCGCCGCGGCCGGCTTCACCGGTCGCTACGACCCCGCCCCGGTCGTATACCACCACCACATGCGTCGGCGCGGACCGGAGTTGACCGCGCAGAAGCGCGGACACGATCTCGGTCGAGGAGCAGTGTACTTCAAGGCTTTGCTGCGCCCCACGACCCGCCGAACCTACGCCGCCTACTGGCTGCGCCGTCTCTGGCGTCTCCCTCCCGGCAAGGCCCTCCGCGAGCTCCACGGCGCCGCGCTATACTGCCTCTACTTCGCGCGGGCCCGGATGACCCGGAGTGCCACGGCATCCTCCGCGACCGCAGCCTCGCTGCCCCCTGCCTGA
- a CDS encoding glycosyltransferase, whose product MKLLYLINSLGAGGAERSLVELLPHYQSSGIDISLVCLEPRRVGVEADARLLGTDLVYLSGALPGWIASFRRLISRRHPDLIHTTLFDAHLVGRLGAMGTEVPVLSSLVSTPYVPSRKKDRNLNQTAFRLVKALDGWTARHLTSRFHAISHTVRDAYVASLGLPPERITVIERGRDPQRLGQPDETRRQRVRRALGIDPAIPLLINVGRHEYPKGQPVLLRAMAILRERHADAVLLIAGRDGHMTRELERLHQELRLGGRVRFLGHRTDVPDLLAASDLFVFPSLYEGLGGAVLEAMALELPIVASDIPAMREVVGSAGCGLLVEPEDPAALATAIERLITDAELRRILGVRGGHRFRERYAIDRCARRMVDLYGEVVEEHDARQRSWRRRKAATAGADTSPIRPA is encoded by the coding sequence ATGAAGCTGCTGTACCTGATCAACAGCCTGGGTGCGGGCGGCGCCGAGCGGTCCCTCGTGGAGTTGCTGCCACACTACCAGTCCTCGGGAATCGACATCTCGCTCGTCTGCCTCGAGCCACGCCGCGTCGGGGTGGAAGCGGATGCGCGCCTCCTCGGTACGGACCTCGTCTACCTATCCGGCGCGCTTCCCGGTTGGATCGCCAGCTTCCGACGCCTGATCTCGCGTCGCCATCCCGACCTGATCCACACCACCCTCTTCGACGCCCACCTGGTCGGCCGCCTCGGCGCGATGGGAACCGAAGTACCCGTGCTGAGCAGCCTGGTGAGCACGCCGTACGTCCCCTCGCGCAAAAAGGACCGGAACCTGAACCAGACCGCCTTTCGCCTGGTGAAAGCGCTCGACGGGTGGACCGCGCGTCATCTCACCTCCCGCTTCCACGCCATCAGCCACACTGTGCGCGACGCGTACGTGGCCTCGCTCGGGCTTCCCCCGGAGCGGATTACCGTCATCGAGCGCGGCCGCGATCCGCAGCGTCTCGGGCAGCCCGACGAAACGCGGCGTCAGCGCGTGCGGCGGGCGCTCGGGATCGATCCCGCAATTCCCCTACTCATCAACGTCGGGCGGCACGAGTACCCGAAAGGGCAACCCGTGCTGCTTCGCGCCATGGCAATCCTGCGGGAGCGGCATGCGGATGCCGTCCTGCTGATTGCGGGACGAGACGGACACATGACCCGCGAGCTCGAGCGCCTGCACCAGGAGCTTCGCCTTGGAGGCCGGGTCCGCTTCCTCGGCCACCGGACGGACGTCCCTGACCTGCTCGCCGCGAGCGACCTGTTCGTCTTCCCGTCGCTCTACGAGGGGCTCGGCGGCGCTGTACTCGAAGCCATGGCGCTCGAGCTCCCCATCGTCGCCTCGGACATTCCAGCCATGCGAGAAGTGGTGGGGTCCGCCGGCTGCGGCCTGCTGGTGGAGCCGGAGGACCCGGCCGCCCTCGCGACGGCGATCGAGCGGCTGATCACGGACGCCGAGCTGCGCAGGATTCTCGGAGTGCGCGGCGGACACCGGTTCCGTGAGCGTTACGCAATCGATCGTTGTGCCCGCCGCATGGTCGATCTCTATGGCGAGGTCGTGGAGGAGCACGACGCCCGACAGCGAAGCTGGAGACGACGGAAAGCGGCAACTGCCGGCGCGGATACCTCCCCGATTCGACCCGCGTGA
- a CDS encoding glycosyltransferase family 2 protein: protein MSSSDMSPSDMSPSEVNPSDVRPSNPDPSDPFRAAAPLFSVVIPSHNRASLLPRSIGSVLTQTMPDFELLVVDDGSTDDTREVVRRINDPRLRYVWREQAGAAAARNFGAHLAAGRFLTFLDSDDEALPHWLQSFQQGFAESGAAVVCCGCEKVGNGPELRKKSGVLLPQDLGPMFGRTVGKFTNGGVFAMRREVFEAVGGYAENLRSGQHTELAMRLVPMARKRGWIIHNVMEPLVRVHVHPGPRIRGDPEALYEGTAYILDAHRALYRSAPREYAKTQAIAGVSALRIGRNGAARRHFLRAITADPTRAEHWARLMLSLLPPLAHRRWERARATAPEL from the coding sequence ATGAGCTCGAGCGACATGAGTCCCAGCGACATGAGCCCCAGCGAGGTGAACCCGAGCGATGTGAGGCCCAGCAACCCGGACCCGAGCGATCCGTTTCGCGCGGCGGCCCCGCTCTTCAGCGTGGTGATCCCGAGTCACAACCGGGCCTCGCTCCTGCCGCGCTCGATTGGGAGCGTCCTGACGCAGACGATGCCCGATTTCGAGCTCTTGGTGGTCGACGACGGCTCCACCGACGACACCCGGGAGGTGGTGCGCCGGATCAACGATCCGCGCCTCCGCTACGTGTGGCGCGAACAGGCAGGAGCAGCGGCTGCCCGCAACTTCGGAGCGCACCTGGCCGCCGGTCGCTTTCTCACCTTCCTCGACAGCGACGACGAGGCGCTCCCTCACTGGCTGCAGTCGTTCCAGCAGGGCTTCGCGGAGAGCGGCGCCGCCGTGGTCTGCTGCGGTTGCGAAAAGGTCGGGAACGGGCCCGAGCTGCGGAAGAAGAGCGGAGTTCTCCTGCCGCAGGATCTCGGGCCGATGTTCGGCCGGACGGTGGGAAAGTTCACGAACGGCGGCGTCTTCGCCATGCGCCGCGAGGTCTTCGAGGCAGTGGGGGGCTACGCGGAGAACCTGCGCTCGGGGCAGCACACCGAGCTCGCCATGCGGCTGGTCCCGATGGCCCGCAAGCGGGGGTGGATCATCCACAACGTCATGGAGCCCCTCGTGAGGGTCCACGTTCACCCCGGCCCACGCATCCGCGGCGATCCCGAGGCGCTTTACGAGGGGACGGCGTACATCCTGGACGCCCATCGGGCGCTCTATCGATCCGCTCCTCGGGAATACGCCAAAACGCAGGCGATCGCGGGGGTGAGCGCGCTGCGGATCGGACGGAACGGTGCCGCTCGCCGGCACTTCCTGCGCGCGATCACCGCCGACCCGACCCGCGCTGAACACTGGGCTCGGTTGATGCTCTCGCTGCTTCCTCCCCTCGCGCACCGGCGGTGGGAGCGCGCCCGCGCCACTGCCCCGGAGCTCTGA
- a CDS encoding ABC transporter ATP-binding protein, translating into MLQTIRKILDLFDGAGKWRLAWLFGVSVVAGLVQMLGVASILPFLALAANPSAVHSNSALNLVYTKLNFSSETAFLVAAGTAVFVMMALTNGVAALTTWLIHRFTYENYRSLSIRLLAKYIEQPYTFYLSRSTTGLTKNILAEVNAVVTGVLVPALRMMAKLVVTLLITALLVAIDPILALVSAGVLGGLYGAVYTVIRRRQLQLGVDRVEASSLRFKSAQEALIGIKEVKVLGREAEFVRRFSEASRTYASTQASNAAISELPTFALETVAFGGILLVVLYAFTRGGETATVLPTIGLYAFAAYKLKPALQTIFSSLAKIRFNNPSLDILHADLLGAGTSAGVQAEDPKPISLNRAIEIRGVYFRYPTSPDWVLRDVNLVIPKNSIVGFAGSTGAGKTTLVDVLLGLLEPQVGRVLVDDVEITSQNVRAWRRNIGYVPQHIFLMDKSVTENIAFGIPKSEIDQAAVEAAAAAANIHEFIRSLPDGYDTSAADRGLRLSGGQRQRIGIARALYHDPEILIFDEATSALDSVTEDAVMQAINNLAHRKTILLIAHRLTTLRECDTIFFFENGRIVDQGTFAELTMRNRTFQEMARLSVSIIEPDPQLPEESPSRAFVQ; encoded by the coding sequence GTGCTGCAAACCATTAGGAAGATCCTCGACCTGTTCGATGGGGCCGGGAAATGGAGGCTTGCATGGCTGTTCGGGGTGTCCGTCGTTGCCGGCCTCGTGCAGATGCTGGGTGTCGCCTCCATCCTCCCCTTCCTCGCGCTAGCGGCGAACCCGAGCGCGGTTCATAGCAACTCCGCCCTGAACCTGGTTTACACGAAGCTGAATTTCTCCAGTGAAACGGCCTTCCTGGTCGCTGCCGGGACGGCCGTCTTCGTCATGATGGCGCTAACGAATGGGGTGGCGGCACTCACCACTTGGTTGATTCACCGCTTCACCTATGAGAACTATCGTTCGCTCTCCATCCGCCTGCTAGCCAAGTATATCGAGCAGCCCTACACCTTCTATCTGAGTCGGAGCACAACGGGTCTGACGAAGAACATCCTGGCAGAAGTGAACGCCGTCGTCACGGGTGTTCTGGTTCCGGCTCTCAGGATGATGGCCAAGCTCGTCGTCACCCTGCTGATCACGGCGCTACTGGTAGCAATCGACCCCATCCTCGCTCTCGTTTCTGCAGGCGTGCTCGGGGGGCTGTATGGCGCCGTCTACACGGTCATTCGTAGACGGCAACTTCAACTGGGTGTCGATCGAGTGGAGGCGAGCAGCCTTCGCTTCAAATCTGCGCAGGAGGCGCTGATCGGTATCAAAGAGGTCAAGGTCCTGGGACGCGAAGCCGAGTTCGTGCGGCGCTTCTCCGAAGCCTCGCGGACCTACGCCTCCACGCAGGCATCGAACGCGGCAATCAGCGAGCTTCCTACGTTCGCGTTGGAAACGGTTGCGTTCGGCGGCATCCTCCTGGTCGTCCTCTATGCCTTTACACGCGGAGGAGAAACGGCGACGGTTCTGCCCACGATCGGCCTCTATGCCTTTGCAGCCTACAAGCTGAAGCCCGCCCTGCAAACGATCTTCTCCTCGCTTGCGAAGATCCGTTTCAACAATCCATCGCTTGACATCCTCCACGCCGACCTGCTTGGCGCCGGCACCAGTGCCGGGGTTCAGGCCGAGGATCCAAAGCCTATCTCGCTCAACCGTGCCATCGAAATCCGAGGCGTGTACTTCCGGTACCCCACCTCGCCGGATTGGGTGCTGCGGGATGTGAACCTCGTGATCCCGAAGAACAGCATCGTCGGATTCGCCGGCAGTACTGGCGCCGGCAAGACCACGTTGGTCGATGTCCTGCTCGGGCTCCTCGAGCCACAGGTTGGCCGGGTCCTGGTCGATGACGTGGAGATCACCAGTCAGAATGTTCGCGCCTGGCGTCGCAACATCGGCTACGTGCCTCAGCACATTTTTCTGATGGATAAGTCGGTGACCGAGAATATCGCCTTCGGTATTCCGAAATCAGAGATCGACCAAGCAGCAGTGGAAGCCGCGGCTGCTGCCGCGAATATCCACGAGTTCATACGCTCGCTACCAGACGGCTATGACACATCGGCCGCCGACCGCGGGCTACGGCTGAGTGGTGGTCAACGTCAGAGAATCGGGATCGCGCGAGCACTCTATCACGATCCGGAAATTCTCATTTTCGACGAAGCGACGAGCGCGCTCGACAGCGTGACGGAAGACGCGGTGATGCAGGCGATCAACAACCTCGCCCATCGCAAGACGATCCTGTTGATCGCCCACCGGCTCACCACTCTGCGCGAATGTGACACAATCTTCTTTTTCGAGAATGGGCGGATCGTCGATCAGGGAACATTCGCCGAGCTCACGATGCGCAACCGCACCTTCCAGGAAATGGCACGACTCTCGGTTTCGATCATCGAGCCGGACCCGCAACTGCCTGAAGAATCGCCGAGCAGGGCCTTTGTACAATGA
- a CDS encoding nucleoside-diphosphate sugar epimerase/dehydratase → MNPTPSSSVSAPRSREDAAVRASSLASLERLPDPLLNHRRAIVLALHLVLIPLAYAIAFALRFDLHVPPAYRELFWITLPFLLCMRLMGFAVFRLYSGWWRHVGLYDLVALIKAVTFGSALFVSALFLAGYLGKFPRSILALDWMLAVLFFGGIRFGVRWIRERGTMQAGQTGKRTLIIGAGNVGAQLLRQIRMDPRSGIRPVGLVDDNPLKVGMEIHGVRVLGGTRDLPALTREHHIELLVVAIASATREEMRRITENCANLGVEFKIVPTLREMLDGRVRLHELRSVRLEELLGREPVRLHLDQVSVDLRGQVALITGAGGSIGSELARQVALHHPARLLLLEQAESPLYYVHLELRRAHPDLEVVPVIADVADGQRVRQIFQQYRPTYVFHAAAYKHVPMMEANISEAVRNNVFGTLTVVRSAADFEARKFVLISTDKAVNPSSVMGATKRIAERIVLASRATDGGRTDCRAVRFGNVLGSEGSVVPVFQRQIAAGGPVTVTHPEMTRYFMTIPEAVQLVLQAAALPEAANRISMLDMGPPIRILDLAENLIRLSGLEPYTEMPIVFTGIRPGEKLHEELMSEFERTIPTTIDKIRIVERSEGGADELQQGLERLLRLLVDGRVDELAGAVCAMVPECIEPLRAHGQPRAPVPEHAPLAATPRPTAEIA, encoded by the coding sequence ATGAACCCCACGCCGTCCTCCTCCGTCTCCGCTCCTCGATCGCGCGAGGATGCGGCTGTCCGTGCTTCCTCCCTGGCGAGTCTGGAGCGCCTGCCGGATCCCCTCCTGAATCACAGACGTGCGATCGTGCTGGCGTTGCACCTCGTGCTGATCCCGCTGGCCTATGCGATCGCTTTCGCGCTTCGCTTCGACCTTCACGTTCCGCCTGCGTACCGGGAGCTCTTCTGGATCACGCTGCCCTTTCTCCTGTGCATGCGGCTGATGGGGTTTGCCGTCTTCCGCCTGTACAGCGGCTGGTGGCGGCACGTCGGGCTCTATGACCTGGTCGCGCTGATCAAGGCGGTGACCTTCGGGTCCGCCCTGTTCGTCTCCGCGCTCTTCCTCGCCGGCTACCTGGGGAAGTTCCCGCGCTCGATCCTGGCTCTGGACTGGATGCTCGCCGTTCTGTTCTTCGGCGGGATCCGCTTCGGTGTGCGCTGGATTCGCGAGCGCGGAACGATGCAGGCAGGCCAAACGGGGAAGCGGACCCTGATCATCGGGGCTGGCAACGTCGGGGCGCAGCTACTCCGCCAGATCCGCATGGATCCCAGGAGCGGGATCCGCCCGGTAGGCCTGGTGGATGACAATCCGCTCAAGGTGGGAATGGAGATTCACGGCGTGCGCGTCCTCGGCGGCACCCGTGACCTCCCCGCGCTGACGCGCGAGCATCACATCGAGCTGCTGGTGGTGGCCATTGCCTCGGCCACTCGCGAGGAGATGCGGCGCATCACCGAGAACTGCGCCAACCTCGGCGTCGAGTTCAAGATCGTTCCCACGCTGCGCGAGATGCTCGACGGCCGCGTGCGCCTGCACGAGCTCCGGTCCGTGCGGTTGGAAGAGTTGTTGGGCAGGGAACCGGTCAGGCTCCACCTCGACCAGGTCTCCGTGGACCTGCGAGGACAGGTCGCGCTGATCACGGGGGCGGGTGGATCGATCGGCTCGGAGCTCGCCCGCCAGGTCGCCCTCCATCACCCCGCCAGGCTACTCCTGCTGGAGCAGGCGGAGAGCCCGCTGTATTACGTGCACCTCGAGTTGCGGCGCGCACACCCCGACCTGGAGGTCGTGCCGGTCATCGCCGATGTCGCCGACGGTCAGCGCGTCCGGCAGATCTTCCAGCAGTACCGCCCTACCTACGTCTTCCACGCCGCGGCGTACAAACACGTGCCGATGATGGAGGCGAACATCTCCGAGGCGGTCCGCAACAACGTCTTCGGCACGCTTACCGTGGTCCGCTCCGCCGCGGATTTCGAGGCGCGCAAGTTCGTCCTGATCTCCACCGACAAGGCGGTCAATCCCTCGAGTGTGATGGGGGCGACCAAGCGCATCGCCGAGCGAATCGTTCTCGCCTCCCGCGCGACGGACGGCGGACGCACCGACTGCCGAGCGGTGCGCTTCGGCAACGTGCTGGGCTCGGAGGGGAGTGTGGTGCCGGTGTTCCAGCGGCAGATCGCCGCGGGCGGCCCCGTCACCGTCACCCATCCCGAGATGACCCGCTATTTCATGACCATTCCCGAGGCGGTTCAGCTCGTGCTCCAGGCGGCGGCCCTACCCGAAGCTGCCAATCGGATCTCGATGCTCGACATGGGACCGCCCATCCGGATCCTCGACCTGGCCGAAAACCTCATCCGGCTCTCCGGTCTGGAGCCGTACACGGAGATGCCAATCGTCTTCACCGGCATCCGCCCGGGCGAGAAGCTCCACGAGGAGTTGATGTCCGAGTTCGAGAGGACGATCCCCACCACCATCGACAAGATTCGCATCGTCGAGAGGTCCGAAGGGGGCGCGGACGAGCTGCAGCAGGGGCTCGAGCGACTCCTGCGCCTGCTGGTGGATGGTAGGGTCGACGAGCTGGCGGGCGCCGTCTGCGCGATGGTCCCCGAATGCATCGAGCCACTGCGCGCGCACGGGCAGCCCCGAGCGCCAGTGCCGGAGCACGCGCCGCTGGCCGCGACGCCACGTCCCACGGCCGAGATTGCCTAG